The sequence below is a genomic window from Lytechinus variegatus isolate NC3 chromosome 3, Lvar_3.0, whole genome shotgun sequence.
tgatcacggtcgtacgatcggtgcgacaatcatgacaatgaatggggacaatgatcacaacgcctatttcctttcttttgatacaatctaatgccaataagagtaaacaaattatgttatacttAAGAATTTAAGTATACTTTTCGACAGCTAACTTACACAAAAGATTAGCTTATAGTCCCAAAACTCGCCCTGGTACACACGGTGATGGTGGTGTAGGCTTATTACTCGTCCATCACAGGCACAGCGCAGTTCATGTGCAGCGCATTTGCAATGATATTGCATGAATTTCCAAAAGTGAAGATAGCCATTAGTTTTTGTATAATGATCGAGCAATGTTGGGGGAGAGCTAAAATCAAATTTATGGACTTTGATTCTTGTGATTAACatcaataattataattaacgtaatacataattttaatgtcattaaaatgattttataattttattttcattcattttgtatttatttaccGGGTAGTAGACCGGCAAAACGTTAAAATTAAACATAGCTAACTTCGCTTCGGACGTAGCTAGTGTTCGGATTGTGTACACAATCATGTCGGTCGCGGGCGGCTACAAAGGCCTTCTTAAGCCgaagaaaaatacaagaaaCTTAGCAGGAAGGACAAACTTGATAATGCAAGAGAGAGGGTGGTTTGGAAGTTGGGGGAGGAGAAGATTGAGGAAATTGTGAATACCTTTTCAAAGGCTGACGGCACTGCAAACAAAGcataagatcactaaaaagaaaaaaaatctgtacaaaacattaaaatatacttgtacacatttGTTGGTAACCCAGGGAacagcgcaaaaaataaaataaatgattcaacaaaatggcggattattatttggtaccccagggtaccaaatactgcatcatTTACTGACTTGTCAgatttgttttctctcaaaattaagCAATTCATCatttcactaaaaaaaaaaacatatttcacttttctcaaaaatatttcttttttacaaagAATCATTTTACTCgttacattttcaatttaagAGAAACAAATCATTTTACTTCTGTTGGATAACACATACGGCATGCTGTATAAAATTGTACGTAAAATTCATTAACCAAAATCACTTCCCTTACATATCCTTACaacgccacccccccccctgctggaatcaaaacaaatttgtatgcactttgtttaaaataaaaaatgtaacaaaatgaatatttcaacaaatgTTTAACATTAATTTATGGTAATATTAATATTCTAAAGATTGTTACCTTAAATTTTGTATCTTTTCATGTAGGAGATATACTATGGCACATGCTTTTGCATACATCCCAGATCTAGACAATCTCACTCCTGGGCTATTGGATTTACCCCTTGCGTTCAACAAAGGAGACCTGACTGGCAACCAAGAGGCACAGGCCAAACGTAAACTAAACCGACGGATCCCTCTGATAACAAGAGAACTTAAAGACCGTCCAATCCGTCatggaaacagaaattatgtaGGTATGCTGCATTACAGACTACAGGAGAAGGACAAAGCCATTATATGTTGGGAAAAGACAGTTGAAGAGGATCCTACAAACCTCAATGCCATTAAAGATCTATGTACTGCATATGCCAAGCTTGGAGACCACAATGAATCAAGTAAGTGGCACACACATCTTGAAGATATCCAGAGCAAACTATCTGGCAATCCAGATGAGGAAAAGCTAGTGAAAGCTCGGTGCCGATTCGAGCAAGCCTTTGCCACATGCTGGGACCTGCACACACAGACATGGACCAAAGGGATAATGCCAATGGAGCAAACTGTGAAGAAATTAAGGGCAGCTCTGGAGTATGCAGGAAGTGTTATCAGCCAGGATGAGAAAGAGGATTGGTGCTTAGCGATTGGGCAAGCCTATGAACGTCTATCTCACAGACACAAACGTAACAACAACATtccacaatatatatattcaattgatATGGCAGCTAAGTATCTACACTTTTCCATATCTTCCTCAAAGCACACCTTGCACAGGGTAGAGGCATGGGGTGTCCTTGGAAATGCCCTGAAGTACAATCCAACTGATACACGTACTTCTATACCTAGATTTATCaggaataaatataaaaaatattggtatgAACCCTCACTGTGTTATGACCAAGCACTTTATCTTGACCCTGGTAATGCATGGGTTTTGGGAAACTATGGTCATCTGTTATATATGCAAAGAGAGTATCCAGCAGCAATCAAGAAACTAAACGAATCCATCATGAAGGACCCGAGTCCTTCATCGTGGTTCTCGTATGACACCCTATCCAAAGTATACAAAGAAATAGCAAGGAACACAGATGACAAATGCCAGAAAGAAAGCTATCAACGTCTAGCAATTGAGAATTCACAGAAGGCAGACAGTTTTAATCCCAATCCTCGGACTAAGTCTCATAGAGGTGAAATAGCCTTTGACATGGCCAAATCTTCCTCTACTGATCAAGAAAAGAAATGCTATTCACTGCAAGCCCTTGGACATTTTACTGAGTCCTTTGAGATCCAAGATGGAATGGACATAAGTGATGCCCACTTCAAGCAGGGTAAATGTCTTTTAGACAGGGACAGGTGGTCAGCAGtacaatctttcaaaatggcaaTTAGTACCAGCTGTAGAAGTACTTATCAAGAGAGCATAGTATCTAAGTATTTGCTTCCAAATTACTTAGACCACTATAAAGCTGAACAAAAACCCAAGAACCTTCTTGCAGAGTTGGCCTTCTGGATTACTGATGCTTGTGTACAACAACAATCTGCAACCATCATTTTCGAGAACTTAGGTAAGTTGGCCCGAAGGAAATTTCAAAACGAAATCCTAGATGTGATGGAGTACATAGTATTAAAACAACCAACTGTGAATAGTGTGAGTGGAATGATCACTGCAGGCTTCATCATCTTAAGAAAGACATCTTTCAAGAGAGAGAACTATAAGAGATTACAAAATCTTGAGAGTCAGCATAACAGCAGGATGCATTCTTCAATCTCTGTATGCCCATCCACTTCCCTGCCAGATCATGTGCCTCCAGAAAAAGCACAGAATCCAAACTGTGAATATGACTTCTACGTTATTACACCAAGTGAATGGACTCGATGGGTACAATACAGTCTTCTTGCTGGTATGGAGTGCGATTTCTACTCTCTGAAAGGTTACTATCAAGAAAGGGATACACCAATAGGCAAAATGAGGCTAAAATCTCAAGCAGAAGCCATCAAAATGTCTGCTTACATCCTCATAATACATTCAGAGTCTTTCTCAGACCATAGAGAATGCCAGCATCTCTTTGGGATTGCATGCCAGGCTAAGCCAGCCTCACGCATGGCCCTACTAAAACTCGACAACACAGCAATTGCTCAACACATGGCTCATATTGAACAGATATTCGATTTTAGTGGGTATCAGACGACCTCAAGATGGTTTGATCTTGCTAAATTTCTGATGCCTAGGTCATGTACCACCACTGCCACTACTACGACATCCACTAAAAATATGGCTGCTACTGCTACACCTGTACCTAATTGTGACACAGATTAAAATTAACAAGTTTAACAATTGCAGATAACCAATCTGTATCTGGTGTCATCTCATGGTGGTCATCATAATGTCATAAAAAGTGACTCCAACAGATGGAACTATGATTAGGGTAGCTGaactattttcataaaattaattgatcatTTTATTATACAACATGAAAGGACATACCGCTAATATCTATGCTTGCTTGGCAAATAACACTTGTATTTAATAAGTGTGACTTTTAAgattaaatttaattttctgtaATAGATTATCTATATCAGTTCAATCAATTTGACATTCAAAGTTTAGCATGTAATATGATAACTGACAATCTTATATGGTGAGGAGGTCGTACTGTATCATTATGCATAAAACATGTAATTAACACTCAATTGTGTCTATTTCAAATAAACCACCTGGACACCTTCAAAAAATATTGCTCAAGACTGCAGCATAAAATCACAGTTCAAGAGCATTTTTTAATGCTCAACTTCCATGGGCTTAAAAGAGTATTATATACCTCATACTAAGATTTTTGTTTCTGATTTGTCAAAACTGCATCATGTGAAGCAGTGCTATTTTGTCTATCATCGTCTCAGGGGTTTGACTTACTGTCCATTTTTTCTATCAAGCCCTCTGATAGTACTCGTAACCCGTGAGGGCGGCACCACAGTTTGGGTTTCTATGCATGCATCTAGTTTCCTCGATGGCGCACTGGAGCTGGCTGGCCAACTGGTTTTATCAGTTGTCCTGGCGTCAGCAGCAGAGCATGCCCAGGAGTGCAGCTTGTTTAAATTAAAACATGAAGGAAAAATGTGGAGAGGAAATATGGATATCACTATGCCAGCGTGAAGCGCCAGCTTAGCTTTtaatgtagatttagacataaaaacaaaacatttgaagTGATATAACCTTGAACAGGatggatattttaataaaaaatatattactaaATGATGCTAGCATGAACCatgaactgatttttttttctgatatgaAAAATGGATTACCAAGATAAATAAAAGATATTGGATATCCAATGAAACAATGccagctgatttttttttattaagacctGACAGACTTTAAAAAGGCAACACTATTTTTGCACTTCttgtaatgatgaaaatgaagggTATCATgctcaacaaattttgatattcaaaacatgaaaagtaaaacatttttCAATAGGTCCAAAGAACAAACTTTGTATCTCAATAGATAATgtgagtgcaaagcgcgagctgattttcaTACTGACCCTCTTGGGAACCTTTTAAGCGCTGTCCAAGACATAAGAatatcatgaagatgatatggATCTCACTAAATGAATGATGTGAAGTGCGAGCcaaattttttaatgatttagaACTACAACCTGGTCATTTTAATCACTGTCGGTAAAAGCGTGCGTGACATTTTAGGTGGTGTACATTATAACATTGGGACATCTAATCAATGTCGGTAGATGAAGCCCTTGGGAACAGCACTGCATAACCCGACATTTACATTCTAATCACTGTCGATACATGAGGCAGTTGGAAAATTCCAGAGTGAACTGACAGTTTATCATTTTCTGACAGGCGTAGATCTAACTAATTAaagaatgcgagcgcaaagcgagctgaaaattttggatgATAGACCTAAAATCGGGACATTCTAATCAATGTCGGTAGATGAAGCCCTTAGAACAGCCCTGGGTGACCTGACATTTACATTCTAATCACTTTCGGTACATGAGACAGTTGGAAAATTTCAACGTGACCTGACAGTTTATCATTTTTCTGACAGGTGTCAACCTCACTTAAGTTCCCTACATACTTTAGTGAATCGGTTCCTAAAGTGATAACTTGCTCTTTGGAATGATATTACTGATACACTTAATAAGAGCCATTTCTCTTATTTGGTATTGCTTTTAGCCCCAATTAAATCACCCCCACCATtagaatattcaatttataaGCATTTTGGTGCTTCAAAACATTTAACTTATctcaaaatgacaaataaaatagatatatgCTTGGCCTGATAAGAGCCCAGTTAAACATGGTATAAAATTGGTTAATATGAATTGACTTACCAGCTGACATCAGTTGGTTTGACAACACATTTCCTGTATGCACCAGATAGAGACAGATCCCTGGATTGATAGAAAAACGAATAAACCTCTCAAAGAGAATATATCAGGCTGAATGCATGAAAATAAGCAATTGCTTGCAGGCTTTTGCTTTTAAAACAAAGGCATAAGAAAGAGCTTTTGCTTTACAATTAACATGCAATCACGGATAAGTAATTGCTCTCAAGTTGTATCTAAAGTAATTAGCATGCATAACATCATGATTCTATTTTGTCAATTTATAATTCATGTCAGCTGTATTATTTGTGAAACCTGGAACATTGTATTTGGCAACAATAAAGCTAAAATTATGAGTCCATGAAAATTCAAGATAAAAAAGAGCAAATGAATTGAGAAGTGGTTAATCTGGCCTGAAAATAGTTGGCTTCAAGAAGGATGTTTAACTCTATTCTAAACAGAAACTTGCTATACATCTCAGTAGAAAATGGGCcaattacaaatgtatatatagcaattacattttttttctagccACCTGCTAGCCCTTTGCTTACAAAATGGGAAATTTCTGCAATTATATCATTTGCTTGCTTTGTGCTAACATTTAGTTTTTCATTCAACTGTAGTAGTCATGCTGGTATGAACAACACAGTGCATATAAATCATCTAATCCTGGCCTAACCATGGTCGAACCCTGAGCAATCAAGCAAAGTGCTAGCTTGCAAAAGGCTAGAAAAAGCATTTTCTATGTATTACCATTTGAACAATTgtctacagaaaaaaaacagtattaATGCACAATACATAAGTATTCTCTAATTCATACTGGATTTCAAACAGTTTAATAAAATTACCAGTTggtattcaataaaaaaaacttccaGTACATGATTGTCAAAGAAATAAGAAGCACATAGAAAGGTAAGGATTGCTCTATCACACCCAAAATGAGCATGATTTTTCTGcaaaacattacatgtatgttttgataCCATTCTGTAAACTATGTATATAGTACCAATTGTAGCCTGTTGCTGATCTAGATGAGGATGGGTTTGGTGGATATGTGATCCCTTTTATACCCTAGATTGAGCATGGACACtttgtttatcttatttttttctatctaATTACgttttaatttctattttttttggttATCTTGTTGATGAGTATAGGGTTTACTGTTCTATCTTGTCAGAAAATCATAACCTTGTGTTCCCTCTCTTTCATGAAATCCTGGGGCAGTATTCTGAATGtagtttttttcaattatttcatcttttttccaatattttatcttttctcagagaTGTAACAGAATTGGTATTCTGTTGGATGCCATAACATTTGTCatcaaaattgtcataaattatAGCGCACAAAATAATAAGCGAATTTATCAACGCAAATAATCCCATTCCaagcaaaattatgataatatttatgACAGAGTCTAGCGGtcataaatcatttttcttaGTACCATAATATCCTGATACCATGCTGACCATATGCCACGTACCTAACAACATTGCTTAGATTAGATTGTTGTATAAGTTTTACTCACCATCCATgactatttaaaaaaacatatgccTGACTAACAATCCCTCTTTTCTCAGCCTTCTGTCTCTTCTTTTAAAATAATACGTGCAGTcgcataaagtcagcttctgcACTGAGGATACATCCTATGTTTTTTGGGCCTTCCTACTGATTAGATGGGCCCCCACTTGGAGCTAAcagtgattttgattggtttgtgTGAAAAGATGGACAGGAACTTACAGAGAtataacagagaaaaaaaatacaattttcatatcacatgatcGTGACAATCATAGCAGTGTCACATCTTCCACAGAAATGAGAATATTTATGACACTTTCCAGAATACAATAACTGGATATGCCCATGAGATGAGCAGTAAGGTTTTggatactttttttaatttgcattgtttgttgtatgcagatgacactaTCATTCTATTATTTTAACCATAAATACTAGCAAGACTAAAATCGTTATATTTTCTCTAGGGTTGgtgagaaaaatacaaattttcaactTTAGTGGTGATGTTTTGGAGGTTGTGGATGATTTTTTCTATTTGGGAGTTAGATTTAAGTATAATGGTACGTTCAAATTAACAGTCACAAAGCAGGTATCCCAGGCAAGGAAAGCTTTGTACATTTTATTAGCAAAAGCAAAAAGATTACAACTGTCAATTGATACACAGCGTGAATTATTTGATAGAATGATTTCTGACATATGGGTGTGAAGTATGGGGCTATGAAGATATTgctcaaattgaaatttttaacAGAAAGTTTTTGAGAACAAATTAATGGATAAATAAGTTTACTCCAGATGCCATGGCATATAGAGAAACTGGGTGCTCCACTTTATTAAGTCATATCAGTTGTAGATTGTGACAGGTGAGGAGGACAAGTGTACTTTCTTGATTTATAGCTTGGTTTTTAATATGCACCAAAATCCAACTATGCAGTTCACGTCAAAATGGATGAGTTGCATTGAAGATATACTACAGAAAGCAGGTTTTGGTGACATATTCTCATCACAAGGGAAGGGAATTGGGACTGATTGGTTTCTAAAAGCCTTGAAGTTGCGTTTAAAGGATATGTCCAAACAAGATTGGCATGCAACAACATGGTCTAATCatatttgtttgaattaaaagatgaaaaaaggaATTGGGGTTTGAGACATATTTCCTAATCTTAAGAGACACTGATAAAATTCAGATGCAGGTCTCATAGGTTATACCCGTCAATGACAATCAATTTTCTTGAGAATCAGTGAATGATGATTTATGTCCTTTATGCTTGCTGAAGGAATTTGGAGATGAGTTCCATTATTTATTTGTGTGTCCTTTCTTTAGTAAAGAAAGACAGATTTATATGCacaaagaatattttataaGACCATCGAAATGTTGCCCATTGACTGTGTGACACAGACAGCCAAGCTCCACACAGCTCAGGGCAGCGATTTGGAGACCGCTGATTGGTTCATCGCGCAGATGTCATGATCACATGGTCACAAATATGATTTGGCTGAAAGGTATGCAAAAGTATTgtagcgataacgatatccagCCATATTTTCTACACTTaaaatggtcttggttcgtgaACAGATGTTCAAgtatcaataaacaattatcaAGATTTGGCAATTTTGTGCATATCCATGCAGCGCTCCAAAACCCTGCACTCCATCGACTTTGTACACGTTGCGATAGATTATGTAAACTCTGACGAATACCATGTGACACTGGCGCTATTCTGTATGATTTTGacagaaaagcaagaagtaatcaaAATATGCTTACATGTGCGATATTGATAAGAAAATAGATCATCCAAAACTGCCTTTCCTTTAAATAagcaaaagtgaaattctaTTCTTGGTAGGAGGTGATGGAGAATTGCAAACTTGTTTTGATGCCATGTTGTGCTGGACACTGGGATGCTTACAATTTGAATGCTTActaaattttcattcataaattggcctgCGATTGTGGCTGGACGTATTGTGTATTCGGCAAACATTATGTTATTTGTGTATTCTATATGTGCTGGCGACCTGTGGGTAGAAAAAATGTCATCCACAATATATGCAAGGCTGGCACAAAACAATGTAACAGGGCCTTTACTATGCAACTTGagtgatgaaaaataatgtcaatgTGAGCGATGGAAtactagtatatatatatatatatatagacccATTCTGAGTAAATGGTAATGTTGCTTTCTGGTAATAAAGTAGAAATCATAGTATGTTACATTTTATACAAATAATAACCTGATGTATATAGCATATGATTCAGATATATGCAAGCAGATTGTATTCAGCACATTATTGACATGTTGGTATTAAATAGAGGAGTTGAAGTCCTAAATAAGGATGTAAAAAATACATACTGAACAGTCTACTAATGTATTTCATCTTACTACCTCTCATAAGTCATATAACAAACGAAAGTTAAATTCTATATCAATCTGAGATGATAAAAATTGTAGCCTTGTTTTGATAGAAGGCTGTAATGGGCACAGGGAGGCTTGCACTGTGCATGCttattatatattcattcatacTTTGGCTTGTGACTGTGGCTGGATGACTTCACTTAAAGCAAAGTGTATGTCGACTGCTGCGGCGACTGCTTTCCTATCTGTTGGTGTAATAGATCGTTGTGAACTATATGCAGGACTAATGACCCATTCTTGTGCTATATGAGATTCTCACTGATCTGTATTCCCACCAGCTTAAATTGAAATCCAAactttttcaattgaaatttttgttgtaaaaaaacatttgaatgcAAATTTAATTATTTGTCAAGATTTGATCATTATAGAAATTTCTCTCCCGATATTGAAAATATGTGGGTTACATCATCTagcacaagaaatgatcactaGTCATGTAtaatacaaacagctttataaaatagccctaatcaaGGCATGTGGtatgtgaaatatttaattttgataaagaaTCATTGACTACAATCAATGCCTATAGGAATATTACTGCAATTACTTGAGCATGGATTGAGCAATTCAAGTAGAACAGAGTGGAGGGGCTGGTAAGCATTACATACCCAgtacaaattaatttttattgCAAGAACAATATTGGTAGTTATGGTTATCTTTTGCCTCCTTTAGATTTCAagatacatgttcatgtaccTATTACTCAGAATTATTTGTA
It includes:
- the LOC121410561 gene encoding uncharacterized protein LOC121410561 translates to MTVPWMEKENKLYRKLSTGRRYTMAHAFAYIPDLDNLTPGLLDLPLAFNKGDLTGNQEAQAKRKLNRRIPLITRELKDRPIRHGNRNYVGMLHYRLQEKDKAIICWEKTVEEDPTNLNAIKDLCTAYAKLGDHNESSKWHTHLEDIQSKLSGNPDEEKLVKARCRFEQAFATCWDLHTQTWTKGIMPMEQTVKKLRAALEYAGSVISQDEKEDWCLAIGQAYERLSHRHKRNNNIPQYIYSIDMAAKYLHFSISSSKHTLHRVEAWGVLGNALKYNPTDTRTSIPRFIRNKYKKYWYEPSLCYDQALYLDPGNAWVLGNYGHLLYMQREYPAAIKKLNESIMKDPSPSSWFSYDTLSKVYKEIARNTDDKCQKESYQRLAIENSQKADSFNPNPRTKSHRGEIAFDMAKSSSTDQEKKCYSLQALGHFTESFEIQDGMDISDAHFKQGKCLLDRDRWSAVQSFKMAISTSCRSTYQESIVSKYLLPNYLDHYKAEQKPKNLLAELAFWITDACVQQQSATIIFENLGKLARRKFQNEILDVMEYIVLKQPTVNSVSGMITAGFIILRKTSFKRENYKRLQNLESQHNSRMHSSISVCPSTSLPDHVPPEKAQNPNCEYDFYVITPSEWTRWVQYSLLAGMECDFYSLKGYYQERDTPIGKMRLKSQAEAIKMSAYILIIHSESFSDHRECQHLFGIACQAKPASRMALLKLDNTAIAQHMAHIEQIFDFSGYQTTSRWFDLAKFLMPRSCTTTATTTTSTKNMAATATPVPNCDTD